A stretch of Alkalicella caledoniensis DNA encodes these proteins:
- a CDS encoding SPOR domain-containing protein, which translates to MDTFRADVKKLLTDPSPSTTPPQKLYRVQVGAYSVKSNADAMLAKVKAAGFTDAFIKTE; encoded by the coding sequence ATGGACACTTTCAGGGCTGACGTTAAAAAGCTGCTGACAGATCCTTCTCCTTCCACTACCCCGCCTCAGAAGCTTTACAGGGTCCAGGTTGGGGCTTACAGCGTCAAGTCCAATGCTGATGCTATGCTGGCCAAAGTAAAAGCTGCGGGCTTTACAGATGCCTTTATCAAAACTGAATAA
- a CDS encoding helix-turn-helix domain-containing protein produces MTGEQKNQIADLRAKGFGYATIAQALGLSKSTVTSHCQRNKLGGIKANHSTTVTPGKEYCKHCGKELIQISGKKKLKFCNQDCRVTWWNSNQDKVKKKAIYSFTCASCGSSFTAYGNSKRKYCSHDCYINDRFKGGDVI; encoded by the coding sequence ATGACTGGAGAACAAAAAAATCAAATAGCTGACCTAAGGGCTAAAGGGTTCGGGTATGCAACAATCGCTCAAGCCCTAGGTCTTTCAAAAAGTACTGTTACTTCCCACTGCCAAAGAAATAAGCTTGGAGGGATCAAGGCCAATCACTCAACTACAGTTACTCCCGGTAAGGAATACTGTAAACACTGTGGTAAGGAACTTATACAGATCTCAGGAAAAAAGAAATTGAAATTCTGTAACCAAGATTGTCGTGTTACATGGTGGAACTCGAATCAGGACAAGGTCAAAAAGAAAGCCATCTACTCCTTCACCTGCGCTTCTTGCGGCAGCTCGTTTACCGCTTATGGCAATTCAAAGAGAAAATATTGTTCTCATGATTGCTATATAAACGACCGCTTCAAAGGCGGTGATGTGATATGA
- a CDS encoding reverse transcriptase domain-containing protein yields the protein MKPTIEILERMNQNSNRNKNEIFTRVYRYLQRPDIYFLAYKNLYANSGAATPGVDNDTADGFSEEKIELIIQSLTDGTYTPKPVRRTYIAKKQSNKLRPLGLPTFTDKLVQEVIRMILEAIYEPTFCDTSHGFRPNRSCHTALGMVSKGFNGVKWFVEGDIKGCFDNINHNVLAELIGKKIKDARFNQLIRKFLKAGYMEDWRYHSTYSGTPQGGIISPVLANIYLHELDMFVEQLKAKFDKPLPRGKRTPEYSRLRSKAVRLRKKLENADEHQKPALLAELRQTRAKQLSTPSKLQEDKKIKYVRYADDFLIGVIGSKSDCEWVKSELKTFIRNTLKMELSEEKTLITHSHNKARFLGYDVCVRRNSQIKQGGNGYTKRTLNNKVELTVPFKDKIERFLLDKGIVKQINGKYRFVHRPSLLQITEYEIVSTYNAELRGICNYYRMASNFNNLNYFAYLMEYSCLKTLAAKRKSSIAQIIRSHQDGQGKWCVPYKTAKGEKRLYFAKYSDCKGQSSFSDKIRNDAVIYSHKRNPFEDGLKARVCKLCGTTEATHYEIHHVKRLKDLKGKAPWEKYLIARNRKTMVVCRDCHKEIHRN from the coding sequence GTCGATAATGACACAGCAGATGGCTTCAGCGAGGAAAAGATAGAGCTTATTATCCAAAGTCTAACAGATGGAACCTATACACCTAAGCCTGTACGTAGGACGTATATTGCAAAAAAGCAAAGTAATAAATTACGTCCTTTAGGACTTCCGACATTCACTGATAAATTGGTTCAGGAAGTAATCAGAATGATTCTAGAAGCTATTTATGAACCTACATTTTGTGATACTTCCCATGGCTTCAGACCTAACAGAAGCTGTCATACCGCTCTAGGAATGGTATCAAAAGGATTCAATGGAGTGAAATGGTTCGTCGAAGGTGATATCAAAGGCTGTTTTGATAACATTAATCACAATGTGCTCGCTGAATTGATAGGAAAGAAAATCAAGGACGCGCGTTTCAACCAACTTATTCGCAAATTCTTAAAGGCAGGATATATGGAAGATTGGCGATACCACAGTACATATAGTGGGACGCCCCAAGGTGGAATAATTTCACCTGTACTAGCCAATATATACTTGCACGAGTTGGACATGTTTGTTGAACAGCTAAAAGCTAAATTTGACAAGCCCTTACCCCGAGGCAAGAGAACACCGGAATATTCAAGACTACGAAGTAAAGCAGTCCGCTTGAGAAAGAAGTTAGAAAATGCGGATGAGCACCAAAAGCCGGCACTACTTGCTGAATTACGACAAACTAGAGCGAAACAGCTTTCAACCCCTAGTAAATTACAAGAGGATAAGAAAATTAAATATGTGCGTTATGCAGATGATTTCCTTATCGGGGTTATCGGAAGTAAATCTGACTGTGAATGGGTAAAATCGGAACTGAAAACATTTATCAGAAATACGCTGAAAATGGAACTCAGTGAAGAAAAAACACTTATTACTCACAGCCACAACAAAGCAAGATTTCTAGGCTATGATGTTTGTGTAAGGCGTAACAGTCAAATCAAACAGGGTGGAAATGGGTATACCAAAAGAACGCTTAACAACAAAGTGGAACTCACGGTTCCATTCAAAGATAAAATTGAACGTTTTCTGTTAGATAAAGGTATAGTGAAACAGATTAACGGTAAGTATCGCTTTGTCCACCGCCCAAGCTTGCTACAAATCACGGAATACGAGATTGTTTCAACCTACAACGCAGAATTGCGGGGAATATGCAACTACTACCGAATGGCAAGTAATTTTAACAACTTAAATTACTTTGCTTACCTTATGGAGTATAGTTGCTTAAAAACACTTGCAGCAAAGCGTAAAAGCAGCATTGCCCAAATTATTCGCTCGCATCAAGATGGGCAAGGGAAATGGTGTGTACCATATAAGACGGCTAAAGGTGAAAAACGACTCTATTTCGCAAAATATTCTGATTGTAAAGGGCAAAGTTCATTTAGTGACAAAATACGTAATGACGCAGTTATCTATAGTCATAAACGTAACCCTTTTGAAGATGGATTAAAAGCAAGAGTTTGTAAGTTGTGTGGAACAACCGAAGCGACACACTATGAAATACACCATGTTAAAAGGCTCAAAGACTTGAAGGGAAAAGCTCCATGGGAGAAATACCTAATAGCGCGAAACCGAAAAACTATGGTGGTCTGTCGAGATTGTCACAAAGAAATCCACAGAAATTGA
- a CDS encoding recombinase family protein: MRKINRIEPSAPVMPTRKKVAAYARVSEEKGRTLHSLSAQVSFYSKYIQTHREWEYAGVYADEGISGTTENRDEFKRLLEDCDAGKIDIVLTKSISRFARNTVDLLETVRHLRDIGVEVRFEKENINSMSGDGELMLSILASFAQEESRSTSENVKWAIRRNFQKGKPNSFNIYGYRWNGEQFVVEPEEAKIVKLIYDNFLKGMSAEQTEVQLEEMGVKSYTGGRFSNTSIRAILKNEKYTGNMLLQKGFIEDHITHKLKPNNGELPQYWVEDSHEAIIDLKTYEKVQAEIARRRELGVFANPSINTTCFTSKIKCGNCGVSYRRSGKRQSKHSSDVYYIWTCQTKDRKGVSECSAKNIPEKILQGVCAQVLGLEKFDEDFFLDQVEKVVVNGKDELIFHFQSGSIIHQHWKSTARKDWWTPEARAAKSAYSKKNPRSSGNITCFTGKINCSKCEQNLRRNTSPRVSGQKAHHWRCPPHTDCGHSGLEENMLKTISSDVLSIKEFDEGIFKEKVDSITVVSNTELLFQLKDGSKITKQWQFKRRQPAWSEERKKRQAEKMKEAWRKKHEQNKDS, translated from the coding sequence ATGCGGAAAATCAATAGAATCGAACCTTCCGCTCCGGTAATGCCTACAAGAAAAAAGGTTGCTGCTTATGCGAGAGTTTCCGAAGAAAAAGGCAGAACGTTACACTCTCTTTCAGCGCAAGTCAGCTTTTATAGCAAATACATCCAGACTCATCGTGAATGGGAATATGCAGGTGTATATGCAGACGAAGGGATTTCAGGCACGACTGAAAACCGTGATGAGTTCAAGAGACTGCTGGAAGATTGTGATGCAGGCAAGATCGATATTGTACTAACCAAGTCCATATCGCGATTTGCTAGAAATACCGTAGACCTACTGGAAACAGTACGCCACCTTCGAGACATCGGAGTTGAGGTAAGGTTCGAGAAAGAAAACATCAATTCTATGAGTGGTGACGGTGAACTAATGCTCTCCATCCTCGCTTCCTTTGCCCAGGAAGAAAGCCGCTCTACAAGTGAAAATGTAAAATGGGCCATTCGAAGGAATTTCCAGAAAGGAAAGCCTAATTCCTTTAATATTTATGGCTACCGCTGGAATGGAGAGCAGTTTGTTGTTGAGCCAGAGGAAGCCAAGATTGTGAAGCTGATTTATGATAATTTCCTCAAAGGAATGTCCGCCGAACAAACAGAGGTACAGCTTGAAGAAATGGGTGTCAAATCATATACCGGAGGACGCTTTTCAAACACCTCAATTCGGGCAATCCTTAAGAATGAAAAGTATACCGGTAACATGCTTTTACAAAAGGGTTTTATCGAGGACCATATCACACACAAGTTAAAGCCCAACAACGGAGAACTACCTCAGTATTGGGTAGAAGATTCTCACGAAGCCATAATTGACCTAAAAACTTATGAAAAGGTACAAGCTGAAATTGCACGACGCAGAGAATTGGGTGTATTCGCAAATCCATCTATCAACACCACTTGCTTTACAAGCAAGATAAAGTGTGGAAACTGCGGTGTCAGCTACCGTCGCAGCGGCAAAAGACAAAGCAAGCATTCAAGTGATGTTTATTACATTTGGACTTGCCAGACTAAAGACCGTAAAGGCGTATCAGAGTGCAGCGCCAAAAACATCCCAGAGAAGATACTCCAAGGTGTCTGTGCCCAGGTACTCGGCTTAGAGAAATTTGATGAAGATTTTTTCCTGGATCAAGTTGAAAAAGTTGTGGTGAATGGAAAAGATGAACTCATCTTTCATTTTCAGAGTGGTAGTATTATTCATCAACATTGGAAATCCACGGCCAGGAAGGATTGGTGGACACCGGAAGCTCGCGCTGCAAAATCAGCCTACAGCAAGAAGAACCCAAGAAGCTCTGGAAACATCACTTGCTTCACCGGAAAAATCAACTGCAGTAAGTGCGAGCAAAACCTACGCAGAAACACAAGCCCCCGAGTAAGTGGTCAGAAGGCCCACCATTGGCGCTGTCCCCCTCACACAGATTGCGGCCACAGCGGATTGGAAGAGAACATGTTAAAAACTATATCTAGCGATGTCCTTTCCATTAAAGAATTTGATGAAGGTATCTTTAAAGAAAAAGTTGATAGCATCACTGTTGTTTCCAACACAGAGCTTCTCTTTCAGCTGAAGGATGGCAGTAAGATCACAAAGCAATGGCAGTTTAAACGCAGACAACCCGCCTGGTCAGAGGAAAGAAAGAAAAGGCAAGCTGAGAAAATGAAAGAGGCATGGAGGAAAAAGCATGAGCAGAACAAAGACAGCTAA
- a CDS encoding SHOCT domain-containing protein: MTDDQFRAEKQYQSSLSIAKSMLEKSIITPEEFALIDEFLLEKYRPLLGTLFSHINLTS; this comes from the coding sequence ATGACAGACGATCAATTCAGAGCTGAAAAACAATATCAATCAAGTCTTTCTATTGCAAAATCCATGCTTGAAAAAAGCATAATTACTCCCGAGGAATTTGCCTTAATCGATGAGTTTCTTCTTGAAAAATACAGACCATTACTAGGTACACTATTCTCTCACATTAACTTGACTTCATAG